A DNA window from Micromonospora inyonensis contains the following coding sequences:
- a CDS encoding GAF and ANTAR domain-containing protein, with amino-acid sequence MNPETSEPVPETLGVLETAALLRELTSVLLDTTDFDEALTRLVTVARDAVPGVTWCGFTALRAGEPAGVAASDPRLAELDDLGHGPDSPAMSAVHRREMVLSADLATEERWPAWTARARALGVRGVLAAPVDVDDHVIGVINLYADTPDALTARRQLTAMLLAEHAGLLLAGVRGRARRTALVEQIDETLLQEGVVGQAIGVIMTQRGCPAPEALQVLRSAASALSIPLREVAERLVVTVSRSRGS; translated from the coding sequence GTGAACCCGGAGACGTCCGAACCGGTCCCGGAGACCCTGGGTGTGCTGGAGACCGCGGCACTGCTCCGCGAGCTGACCTCGGTCCTGCTCGACACCACCGACTTCGACGAGGCGCTGACCCGGCTGGTCACCGTCGCCCGGGACGCGGTGCCCGGGGTCACCTGGTGCGGGTTCACCGCGCTGCGGGCCGGCGAACCGGCCGGTGTGGCCGCCTCGGACCCGCGCCTGGCCGAACTGGACGACCTGGGGCACGGCCCCGACTCCCCGGCGATGAGCGCCGTCCACCGCCGGGAGATGGTCCTCTCCGCCGACCTCGCGACGGAGGAGCGCTGGCCGGCCTGGACGGCGCGGGCCCGGGCCCTCGGCGTCCGGGGGGTGCTCGCCGCGCCGGTGGACGTCGACGACCACGTCATCGGCGTGATCAACCTGTACGCCGACACGCCGGACGCCCTGACCGCGCGACGTCAGCTCACCGCCATGCTGCTGGCCGAGCACGCCGGACTGTTGCTGGCCGGGGTGCGGGGCCGGGCACGTCGGACGGCGCTGGTCGAACAGATCGACGAAACTCTTCTCCAGGAGGGTGTGGTCGGGCAGGCCATCGGTGTCATCATGACCCAGCGGGGCTGTCCCGCGCCGGAGGCGCTCCAGGTGCTGCGCAGCGCCGCCTCGGCACTCTCCATCCCGTTGCGGGAGGTCGCCGAGCGGCTGGTGGTCACCGTCTCCCGGTCCCGGGGGTCCTGA
- a CDS encoding DUF3500 domain-containing protein, with protein MEDPLPEQMRTAAGALLAALDGPTRARAAHPFDDDARRHLEYRPRPRPGVCLADLDRGARKATHRLLATALSPHAYAQAMTIMALEEVLDRAEGWRRGRHSDDYWVAVFGDPARDDRWSWRVEGHHLSVSMTVVDDQVAAAPVFLGANPAAVRHAGRTVSRPLAAEEDLARALLDAMGASARAAAVVDARAPDDIISATRPTAPGRIDPLGVPASRLGPTGRALLDQLVALYLDRLPPELAAREARRLDGGELHFAWAGPIAPGQRHYYRVQGEDLLIEYDNTAADGNHAHTVLRRPSADFGADLLAAHHAEAHPRNR; from the coding sequence GTGGAGGATCCCCTACCCGAACAGATGCGTACCGCCGCCGGGGCGCTGCTGGCCGCCCTCGACGGCCCGACCCGCGCCCGCGCCGCGCACCCCTTCGACGACGACGCCCGACGCCACCTGGAGTACCGGCCGCGTCCCCGGCCCGGGGTCTGCCTGGCCGACCTGGACCGGGGCGCCCGCAAGGCCACCCACCGCCTGCTCGCCACCGCGCTGAGCCCGCACGCGTACGCCCAGGCCATGACGATCATGGCGCTGGAGGAGGTGCTCGATCGGGCGGAGGGGTGGCGGCGGGGCCGACACAGCGACGACTACTGGGTCGCCGTCTTCGGCGATCCGGCGCGCGACGACCGCTGGTCCTGGCGGGTGGAGGGACACCACCTGTCGGTCAGCATGACCGTGGTGGACGACCAGGTCGCCGCCGCCCCGGTCTTCCTCGGCGCGAACCCCGCCGCCGTCCGCCACGCCGGCCGTACGGTCTCCCGGCCGCTCGCCGCCGAGGAGGACCTGGCGCGGGCCCTGCTGGACGCGATGGGTGCGTCCGCCCGTGCCGCCGCCGTCGTGGACGCCCGCGCCCCCGACGACATCATCAGCGCCACCCGCCCGACCGCGCCCGGCCGGATCGACCCCCTCGGAGTGCCCGCCAGCCGGCTCGGGCCGACCGGCCGGGCGCTGCTCGACCAGTTGGTCGCTCTCTACCTGGACCGGCTCCCGCCGGAACTGGCCGCCCGCGAGGCCCGCCGGCTCGACGGTGGGGAGCTGCACTTCGCCTGGGCCGGCCCGATCGCGCCCGGGCAACGCCACTACTACCGGGTCCAGGGCGAGGACCTGCTGATCGAGTACGACAACACCGCCGCCGACGGCAACCACGCACACACCGTGCTGCGTCGCCCGTCGGCGGACTTCGGCGCGGACCTGCTCGCCGCGCACCACGCCGAGGCCCACCCCCGCAACCGCTGA
- a CDS encoding ankyrin repeat domain-containing protein — protein sequence MTDELDDETLAFAHRMFDLARGGVTEELAGQVDAGLPVNLTNGKGDTLLILAAYHAHPETVAALLARGADHGRTNDRGQTALAAAVFRKNVPTVRALLDAGADPDHGTPSAAEVARFFDLPEMLALLGRD from the coding sequence GTGACCGACGAACTCGACGACGAGACCCTCGCCTTCGCCCACCGGATGTTCGACCTGGCCCGGGGCGGCGTCACGGAGGAGCTGGCCGGGCAGGTCGACGCCGGGTTGCCGGTCAACCTGACCAACGGCAAGGGCGACACGCTGCTCATCCTCGCCGCGTACCACGCCCACCCGGAGACGGTCGCCGCCCTGCTGGCCCGGGGCGCCGACCACGGCCGTACCAACGACCGGGGGCAGACGGCGCTCGCCGCCGCCGTGTTCCGCAAGAACGTCCCCACCGTCCGGGCGCTGCTCGACGCCGGCGCGGACCCGGACCACGGCACGCCGTCGGCGGCGGAGGTCGCCCGCTTCTTCGACCTGCCGGAGATGCTGGCGCTGCTCGGCCGGGACTGA
- a CDS encoding DUF2231 domain-containing protein produces MQSRLRVHGHPIQPMLVTFPFGLFVCATLFDLFELAGGPAFLGEVGYWTSVAALVAAAMAGVAGMVDLWDVPAGRTRRTAISFNVVNVAMAAIFVVTCLVRADAPRRGPSAALFVTELVAIAVGAVGVALGAHLVRIFDRGRVEAGGLESLGAVTGSTVELRRPSPRPVNG; encoded by the coding sequence ATGCAGAGCCGACTGCGGGTGCACGGCCACCCGATCCAACCCATGCTGGTGACGTTCCCGTTCGGACTCTTCGTCTGCGCCACCCTGTTCGACCTGTTCGAGCTGGCCGGCGGGCCGGCCTTCCTCGGCGAGGTGGGTTACTGGACGTCGGTGGCGGCGCTGGTCGCCGCCGCGATGGCCGGGGTCGCCGGGATGGTCGACCTGTGGGACGTGCCGGCCGGTCGCACCCGGCGTACCGCGATCAGCTTCAACGTGGTCAACGTCGCGATGGCGGCGATCTTCGTGGTGACCTGCCTGGTCCGGGCCGACGCACCCCGGCGCGGGCCCTCCGCCGCGCTGTTCGTCACCGAGCTGGTCGCGATCGCGGTGGGCGCGGTCGGGGTGGCCCTCGGCGCGCACCTGGTGCGGATCTTCGACCGAGGTCGCGTCGAGGCGGGCGGGCTGGAGTCGCTCGGCGCGGTGACGGGGTCCACCGTGGAACTCCGCCGCCCCTCCCCCCGTCCGGTCAACGGGTGA